In Armatimonadota bacterium, the genomic stretch GCGCAGATGCCGTTCGCGAACTGCCGGCTCTTCGCCGGCGCGTCGAACTGCCTCTACCTGGTCGGGCACAACCCGGCGACCGAGCAGAAGGAGGTCTACCTCCTGCGCCCGGAGAAGGGCAGCCTGCGCCAGTACGCGAGGGTGTTCACATCGAAGGATTCCATCGCGTCCGTGACCGGCGACGGCGAGCGGACCTACATCGCCACGGATCGCGTGGTGCTGAAGGTGCTGACCACAGGGGCGGTATCCAAGGTCTACGTGCATCCCACACAGACCATCAGCGGACTGGCGTACGATGCGCAGATCGGGCTCTTCTATGCCACCGATACCGGAGTCGGCTTCGTCGGCGCGAACGGGTCAGTCGATCTGCTGGCCGCGCAGGAGCCGAGAATCTGCCTGCGACAAGGCGCGCTCTACGTCTTCCTCCCGAAGTCTTACGGCGTGCTGGCGCTGGACAACGTCAAGGACCTGAAGCGGTTCAACCTGGCGTTCAAGGACGTCCCGGCGACGAAGTCGGCCGAGGTCAAGGTCACGGGCATCCGCTTCTTCGAGGGTGGAGAGCCCGCCCCCGAGCCGGAAGCCCGGAGTTTCGCATTGAAGTTCGATCGCGCCTCGACGAGATACGTCTACTGCCAGGTCGACATGGACAATCTCCTTTACGAGAAGCGCGCTCACAAGCAGGCGCTCGCCGTCGAGTTCCTCGCCCCCGGCCAGGAGTGGGGCGAACCGGCCAACTGGACAGTCGATTTCACGACGGATATCGCCGGCGTGTGGTCTTGGGCTCGGATCGGCGCCGACGAGCCGGGCACGCTCTATCCCGGCGAACACACGGCAAAGATCTATCTCAACGGCTCCAAGATCGACGAGCGCAAGTTCACCATAGAAGGCGACGCCACCGTGCTGGAGGCAGCCTATTTCAAGGACACCGCACGGCTGAAGTCGCTTCTCGCGAAAGGCGGCGACCCGAACGAGATCGGCGAGGACGGCCGCACTCCCCTGATGTGGGCTGCGTGGAACAACTCGATCGAGGACGCCGGACTCCTGCTCGCCCGAAAGGCCGATGTCAACATCCGAAGCAGAGACGGCGACACCGCTCTCCGACTTGCCTGTTCGCAAGACGACGCCGAAGGGATGGTGCAACTGCTCCTATCACACGGCGCCGACACGGGCACGAGAGACGAGGACGGCAAGACGGTCCTTCACAACGCGGTGTTCTACGCCAAGCCCGAACTGATACGCCTGCTGCTCGAGCACGGCGCGGACCCTAACGCCAGGGACAACGACGGTGAAACCGTTCTGCGGAACATGAATCTGATCTACTCCGATCCGACGCTCGCGCCCAAGCTGGAGTCGGTCGAACTGCTGCTCAAGCATGGAGCCGATCCGGACGCCAGGAACGAGTACCACGAGACCCCGTTGTTCGACTGCTGCCGGAGCGGAAACGTCGAGGCCGCCCGACTGCTCATCGAGTACAAGGCGGATGTGAACGCAGTCAGAAAGGGCACTGAGGGCCTCTCGGACACGAGCCTGCTCGGCCACGCGATCATGGAGTACGGATGGGAGCAAGACCCGGGGATTCGGGATCGGATGCGGGTGGTGATCCGGCTACTCAGCGCATCGGGAGCACAGCTTCTCCCCGGCGAGACATCTCTCGCTCTGGCTAAGAGCATCGACGGCCTTCTCGACAGGAGCGTGATCAAGGCGTGTCTCGAGAAGGACGACCAACTCGTGTTCAGCTACACGCCCGAGGACCCGGCACTGCGCGGGGTCGTGCTCGAACGGCTGATGCGGATAGCGTTCTCGGCGATTGCATCGGCGAACTCGGCAGACGGCTTCTCCAAGGCGCTGAACCTCTGCCTCGACGCGCGCGCGAAGGCCGACATGTGGGGGCTGCTGGCGAAGTACCCGGAGATCTCGTTCGACTGCGGGCTGCTTTGGGTGAGGACCGGAAACCCGTCGAACGCGCGGATGTACCTCGAGGAGTACCTTCGATTGGCACCGGAGGGAAGTGCCGCATCCAAAGCCGGCGAGCTACTACGGTCTTGAGGGCGGTCGTCCTACAACCTCGAGTGCCCTCCACCTACCGTGATGGCGTCTGGACCGCAACCGCGACCGCTTGAGCGCGAAGACCTCATCGTGGCCGTCGAAACTCACGGTGTCTCCGGCCTCTATGGGCGTCTCTCGTTCAATGGCATGGGCAGCTACGTTCATGAGGAGGTCGTAGTAATCGTCGCTTAGCGCGTCATCCGAGAACCTCACCTCGAGGTCCGGCAACCCAAAGTACCGCATTCCATGAGTATGCAGCCATACGCCCTTGCCCGCAGAGACGAGATGCACCGAGGTACACACGGCCAATAGCAATTGAGGGCTGTGAAGATCATCGTCCATGAAGGGTTCGACTCGACTGCGCTGGTAGTACACCTGCGCCGAGGCATTGGCATAGCCGACCCCCGGATACAGCTTCATCAGAGTGATCAGCATCCTTGCGACCGAGCGGACACACTGGACCGCATGTTCGGGGTCAGGGACGGACTCGATGGTGAGCACGGCGGTGTGAAACTCCAGGTCGTCCCTCTCCTGGTTCGTGAGAGCGTGGGACGTCATCAGGGCGAGTCTGGTCAACCGCTTCGGGAGGGGTATGGCATAGTCGGAGATCACAGCTTTGCTCACGCCGTCGTCCACGGCATATCGGCGCACCTGATCCTTCTCGTCGGCCCAGTCCGGGTTCTCGTCGCAGGTAGTGTCCCCGCCCCACTGCTCCCGGAACGCCCGTGTGAACGCGGTCGGATCGAACTCGACCGGCTCGGGCAGAGGCACGACGAACCGGAGAAAGGACTCGTCGATCTCGGCACGCTTTCTGCCGGACCAGTACATGTAGGCGAGCAGCAGGACGATGACGGCGATGAGGACGTATTGCACGGAAGGTCTCCTAGTTGCTCGTCCTCGCGATCCTGAGTTTCGGCTTCGTGTCGGAACATTCCCTCTGCTCCCAGAGGGTCTTAGCGAGCGGGAACGGGTCGAGAGCTCGGTCGAGTATGCCGTGGACATACGCGAGGGTTACGCCGTAGTTGGTCATAGGGACGCCGGCATCCTTCGCGACCTGCTGACGGTAGCAGACCTCGCGCCGGTTGAGCGTGCATGCGCCGCAGTGGATGATAAGATCGTAAGTCTTGAAGTCCGCCGGGAACTCGATCCCTGAGCTGAACCCGAACTCGAGCTCGCCGCCGACCATCTGCCTGAGCCACCGGGGGATCTGCACCGTGCCGATGTCGTCGCCCTGCCGGTGGTGCGTGCAGCCCTCGGAGATGAGCACCCGGTCGCCGATCTTCAGCCGCCGGAGCGCCTTCGCTCCCCGCACGAACTCGGCCAACTCGCCCTTGTAGCGGGCCATCAGGATCGAGAAGCTCGTCATCCAGACCTCCTTCGGGGTGTCTGCGGCGACTTTGAGGAAAGCCTGGGAGTCGGTGATGACGATCTTCGGCTTGCGGTTGAGGTTCCCCAGGGCGCTCTTCAACTCGCGCTCCTTGACGACCATCGCGTAGGCATCGTGATCGAGCGCGTCGCGGAGGGTCATCACCTGCGGGAGGATGAGTCGTCCCTTCGGCGCGGCCTTGTCTATCGGCACGACGAGGACGACGATGTCGCCGGGGACGATCAGATCGCCGATGATCGTCGGCTCGGCGAACCCCGCGGGCGCATTAGAGATGAGCGCCTGCTTGAGGGCATCGATGTTCTCGCCGGTGACCGCGGAGACGCCGACGAACGGCAGGCCGTTCTGCTGAGCCCAGGCGGCCGCCGGACCGATCTGACCAGGCGGACCTTTCGGACGAAGGTCTATCTTGCTCTCCACCGCCACCATCGGGATCTTGCGCTCGCGGACCATATCGGCAAGCTTGTCCTCCCAGTCGGATGGAGCGCTCCCGGCTTCGATGGTCAGTACGGCGAGGTCGGTCTTCTCGAGGACCCTGAGCGTCTTCTCGACCCGCAGCTCGCCGAGCGTGCCGACGTCGTCGATCCCGGCGGTGTCCGTAATGACGACCGGCCCGATCGGCAGAATCTCCATCGCCTTGGTGACCGGGTCGGTCGTCGTGCCGGCTACCTCGGAGACGATGGCGACCTTCTGCCCGGTGAGAGCGTTGATCAGGCTCGACTTGCCGGAGTTCCGCCGCCCGAAGATGGTTATGTGCATCCGCTCCCCGGATGGGGTCTGGTTCAGACTCGTCATGCGTCGTGCTCCTGCAGCACCCGTGCTCGACCCAGAAGATGAAGTACGGGGGGATCAGTCAGTTAAGTGCGGTTCATCCCCGCAAGCCCTATTATATCACGCCGGGCGACGGCAGGTGAATGCAGGCGCGTTCCATGCGGATACTCCGAAAAACTGGTAATAGTACCAGTTGACAGCTATATACTATAGGCTTATCCTGTTAGGTAATACTGCGTTAGCCGGATAGATCTGGCCCTATGTTGTGGGCCATACGGACAGACGGGCTCGGAAAGATAAGGGCAACCGTCGGCCGGAAACATCTGCTCTGCGCGATCTCGCCCCAGATGGCGGCGCGACATGAGCGGAAGGAGAAAGAGATGAAGCGTTCCAATGCAGCAGTACTTTCAGTACTGCTCTGTTTGGCAACATTCGGACTGGCACAGGCTGATCCCTGGCCCGACTACTCCTCGCACACCGACTACGTCCCGTACGTCGAGGTGTTGACGATCAACACCACCAACAACCTCTGGGACTATCTCGTCACCGTGGGCCAAGGATCATCCGAGCCGGAGCATGGAGGACTCGCCGGCGTGAAAGCCTTGGCGGTCTTCCCGAACGGGGGGAATGCGGAGCCAGCGCTTGACGGCTGGACAGGTGACTCGTCGTATGTGCGCCCGAACTGGGACACGAACGGCGGATGGCATACTCAGCAGGGTGCGTTCGGCTATCGCACGAGCGCTCCGTCCTGTTACATCAAGCCCGGACAGCCGAACGTGTTGCCAGGAACCGCAAGCTTCCCTTCCGGATACGCCCCGCCGAGTCAGGTATACCTGGTGCATGTGGCATGCAACGATGGGTATACTTACTGGGCCCGGCCTGGTGTGGTGCCCGAACCTGCAAGCGGAGTTGCCCTTGCAGCGGGATTCGTCACACTTCTCGGGATGATTCGCAGGAAGAGTCGCTGGACCTCTCGACATCCTTCCTAGCTGCGGCGACCTGCTCTATGGCGGTGACGTGCTTTTCGCGCCACCTGGGGGTAGTCTGACGCCAGATCGTCTGGAGGAAGCCCTTCAGCCGCTCGGGAGCGATGTTCTCCCGGGCAAACTTCACCGTGTCGCCATAGTTGGTGTCGCACGACCAGTTCGCGCCGGTCGGGACCTGGTCGTAGCCGTGCTCCTCGAGGTCTAGGTAGGCCTTCACGTAGGTGTCCTCTCTGTTGAACGGCTCGCCGTAGTACCAGTTGCTCTGGAGGACCGATTTGGGCATCTTGTCCCAGAAGACCTCGGGGTGATGCCAGAGGTAGTCCGACCAGACCCACGGCCGCACGCCGCCATCCTCGACCTGCTTGAAGAGGAAGTAGATGTCGTGCCACCAGAGGTCGAACTGGCGGATGGTGACGTACTCGAAGTGCTGCTGGTGGGCATACGTCTCCTCGTCCATGCCGAGGTGGAAGAAGCGCGGCGTGTCGAAGATGCCGATGATCTCGCCGATGAGGTCCTTGCAGACGGCGTAGTAGGTGTCGGTCGAGAGCATCCGGGAGTATGGGCCGAGCCATGCGTCGTGGCACGCGGAGAAGTTGAGCTTCGGGTTCGGCTCGATGCCGAGCTCGCGGAGGCGCGCGATCTCCTGCTTCATCCGGTCGACGGTCCACGCGCCCTCGACGGCGATCTCGGGGTGGCTGGCGTACTGGATGGCGTCGCCCAGATCGAGGACGACCATGTTGACCCCGGCCTCGACCATGCGCCCGACGAGTTCGTTCCAGAGGTTGGAGTCGAAGCGCAGGTGGGGACTCACGACATGATCGTGGTCCCACCGGGAGTCCTCGCGGTCGATCCACATGTTGGTGCTGAGGTGTATCAGCTCCGCCCAGATGAGTTGGCAGTTCGTCATGCATCCTCTCCTTCCGGCGTCTGGATGCTGAGAGAGCCTCCGACCATTCGCTGGAGGCTGGCTCTAAGTTCGTCAAGACCTTCGAAGAACGGAGGGATGAGTACGGTCTTGCCGTTGGCCAGTCGAATCGCCGCGCCCCTAGGCATTGACGGAGATATCTCTCGCTCCAAATCGAGCGATTCGATATCTGATCCGGATATGTGGAGTTCCTTCCCGAGAAGATGGCAGACGATCACTCGCTCGTCAGTGAACTCGACACGCGACGGGTAGAAGTTGAGCACGTAGCCGATCAATACCAGGACTGTGCCTATAAAGGCAAACGGTAACCAGTTCGGAAGTATCCCCATTCGCGACATCGGTACGAGCACGACTAGGGGTCCCAGCGGACCGACTACAGCCATTGCAGCGAACCGATAACGCCAGCGCGCGGTCCAGCGAAAGGTCAAGTCACCAGAGGCATGAGGCACAGGCTCGGCCTTTTCATCTGCTGACGGCATCGCCAGCGTATTAACCACAATGACCAGCGCCACCATCGGCCACACCATCTGCATCAGTCCAAAACCAGCGAACGCAAGGTCATGACCGAAACGCCCCAGCAACGCGGCTGCCAGAAGATAGCTCGCCCACTTCATTCGCGCGGCCGCGATGCCGGCGGCAGCCACAGCGAGACTCCAGAATGCAGTCATGCCGGGCGTTTCGCCGTACCATGCCCACATCAACCGGTGAGAGAAAGCGTAAGCGTCACGCCATGTCAGAAGTGTCACCAGCAACTGCAGCAAGGCGGAGACTGCCAGAAGCCATATGAACAACATTGAGATCGTATCTCTTCGCATGCGTGTATTCTCCCGTTGCTCGTCCTTCTTCAGCCGTCCCGATCGCTGTATGCCTCGAAAGCCGATACCAACCGGCGGCCGATATCCCGATAGCCATCGATGTCGAGCCGGCGGCCCGCAAAGCTCTGGTAGCTGGTCTCGATGGATGCGGCGGGTGTGTGATCGAGACGATCCCAGGCCCAACTCACGAAGGTAGCATCCACGCCCCAGCGGCTTGCGTAATTCGTCTCACGCTTCAGCTCCGAAGCTTCGACCTCCGTGAAGACGGAAGCCAGCACCGAGGCTATGCTTTCGGAGACCACACGCTGGGCGGCCGGCCTGTGCGATCTCGGCATAAAGACCCAGAGTCCGTCCTCCGCGTGGCCGGGCGCATGCAGGTCAATCAACAGTCTCTTCGGGTACCGTGACGCGAACCTGTGCAGGTCGGCCTGGATGCTGAGCACCTCCGGACGCATCGGCATCTTCTCCCACGCGCGGTTGAAGTCCCAGGGATGCGCGTCCTTGCCGTAGTCGCCGTTCTCGACGCCGTCCAGATCCACGAACGGCACGATCCACCAGTCGAATTCCCCGGGGCCGTCCTTCGCCAGAGCGCGGATGAGTCCGTCGAGCACCCACGAGCCGGGCGTCTCTCCGGCGTGCTGGCGGGCCATGAGGTACACGCCGGCCCCACCGGAACCCGGGAGCCTCAGGCGAGGAAGCGGACGCCCCTGCCCCGTTATGCCGATGGTAGCG encodes the following:
- a CDS encoding ankyrin repeat domain-containing protein translates to MILSVLAVLLPAANSLCAEKPMIHRGITVALPKECSVKLRWVCPPLDDKVVEESKWYYVNFTVDNSGRPWIGHDLSQIMSPTQQYQYSVDKFFDNMVYLDNGALILSTTTHIGSPMPPKDKEFDYRGLPRASFQPIAQMPFANCRLFAGASNCLYLVGHNPATEQKEVYLLRPEKGSLRQYARVFTSKDSIASVTGDGERTYIATDRVVLKVLTTGAVSKVYVHPTQTISGLAYDAQIGLFYATDTGVGFVGANGSVDLLAAQEPRICLRQGALYVFLPKSYGVLALDNVKDLKRFNLAFKDVPATKSAEVKVTGIRFFEGGEPAPEPEARSFALKFDRASTRYVYCQVDMDNLLYEKRAHKQALAVEFLAPGQEWGEPANWTVDFTTDIAGVWSWARIGADEPGTLYPGEHTAKIYLNGSKIDERKFTIEGDATVLEAAYFKDTARLKSLLAKGGDPNEIGEDGRTPLMWAAWNNSIEDAGLLLARKADVNIRSRDGDTALRLACSQDDAEGMVQLLLSHGADTGTRDEDGKTVLHNAVFYAKPELIRLLLEHGADPNARDNDGETVLRNMNLIYSDPTLAPKLESVELLLKHGADPDARNEYHETPLFDCCRSGNVEAARLLIEYKADVNAVRKGTEGLSDTSLLGHAIMEYGWEQDPGIRDRMRVVIRLLSASGAQLLPGETSLALAKSIDGLLDRSVIKACLEKDDQLVFSYTPEDPALRGVVLERLMRIAFSAIASANSADGFSKALNLCLDARAKADMWGLLAKYPEISFDCGLLWVRTGNPSNARMYLEEYLRLAPEGSAASKAGELLRS
- a CDS encoding DUF4261 domain-containing protein; translation: MQYVLIAVIVLLLAYMYWSGRKRAEIDESFLRFVVPLPEPVEFDPTAFTRAFREQWGGDTTCDENPDWADEKDQVRRYAVDDGVSKAVISDYAIPLPKRLTRLALMTSHALTNQERDDLEFHTAVLTIESVPDPEHAVQCVRSVARMLITLMKLYPGVGYANASAQVYYQRSRVEPFMDDDLHSPQLLLAVCTSVHLVSAGKGVWLHTHGMRYFGLPDLEVRFSDDALSDDYYDLLMNVAAHAIERETPIEAGDTVSFDGHDEVFALKRSRLRSRRHHGRWRALEVVGRPPSRP
- the hydF gene encoding [FeFe] hydrogenase H-cluster maturation GTPase HydF, with the protein product MNQTPSGERMHITIFGRRNSGKSSLINALTGQKVAIVSEVAGTTTDPVTKAMEILPIGPVVITDTAGIDDVGTLGELRVEKTLRVLEKTDLAVLTIEAGSAPSDWEDKLADMVRERKIPMVAVESKIDLRPKGPPGQIGPAAAWAQQNGLPFVGVSAVTGENIDALKQALISNAPAGFAEPTIIGDLIVPGDIVVLVVPIDKAAPKGRLILPQVMTLRDALDHDAYAMVVKERELKSALGNLNRKPKIVITDSQAFLKVAADTPKEVWMTSFSILMARYKGELAEFVRGAKALRRLKIGDRVLISEGCTHHRQGDDIGTVQIPRWLRQMVGGELEFGFSSGIEFPADFKTYDLIIHCGACTLNRREVCYRQQVAKDAGVPMTNYGVTLAYVHGILDRALDPFPLAKTLWEQRECSDTKPKLRIARTSN
- a CDS encoding PEP-CTERM sorting domain-containing protein (PEP-CTERM proteins occur, often in large numbers, in the proteomes of bacteria that also encode an exosortase, a predicted intramembrane cysteine proteinase. The presence of a PEP-CTERM domain at a protein's C-terminus predicts cleavage within the sorting domain, followed by covalent anchoring to some some component of the (usually Gram-negative) cell surface. Many PEP-CTERM proteins exhibit an unusual sequence composition that includes large numbers of potential glycosylation sites. Expression of one such protein has been shown restore the ability of a bacterium to form floc, a type of biofilm.) — its product is MKRSNAAVLSVLLCLATFGLAQADPWPDYSSHTDYVPYVEVLTINTTNNLWDYLVTVGQGSSEPEHGGLAGVKALAVFPNGGNAEPALDGWTGDSSYVRPNWDTNGGWHTQQGAFGYRTSAPSCYIKPGQPNVLPGTASFPSGYAPPSQVYLVHVACNDGYTYWARPGVVPEPASGVALAAGFVTLLGMIRRKSRWTSRHPS
- a CDS encoding Tat pathway signal protein, with protein sequence MTNCQLIWAELIHLSTNMWIDREDSRWDHDHVVSPHLRFDSNLWNELVGRMVEAGVNMVVLDLGDAIQYASHPEIAVEGAWTVDRMKQEIARLRELGIEPNPKLNFSACHDAWLGPYSRMLSTDTYYAVCKDLIGEIIGIFDTPRFFHLGMDEETYAHQQHFEYVTIRQFDLWWHDIYFLFKQVEDGGVRPWVWSDYLWHHPEVFWDKMPKSVLQSNWYYGEPFNREDTYVKAYLDLEEHGYDQVPTGANWSCDTNYGDTVKFARENIAPERLKGFLQTIWRQTTPRWREKHVTAIEQVAAARKDVERSSDSSCESSREV